Proteins from one Terriglobales bacterium genomic window:
- a CDS encoding MqnA/MqnD/SBP family protein produces MSSSVSSIPSGSVVPQLREISVAHSPDSDDAFMFYGLATNKVRVPGLKFTHTLSDIETLNRKAREGFYDLTAVSFHAYPYLQDQYALLPSGGSVGEGYGPMIVANKELTPEQIKTKKIAVPGTLTTAYLVLKLFAPEVQTEVVPFDQIIPQILEGRYEAGLIIHEGQLTYSKSGLHRVVDFGKWWREQTALPLPLGGNAIKRDLGLELMHEVSVALRNSIQYALDHRDEALEYAMQFARDLDRQSASKFVSMYVNERTLDYGQEGRQAIVRLLEMGYEQGIIPHKPRVDFID; encoded by the coding sequence ATGTCCAGCTCCGTTTCGTCTATTCCGTCTGGTTCCGTTGTTCCTCAGCTTCGCGAAATCTCTGTCGCGCACAGCCCTGATTCCGATGACGCCTTCATGTTTTACGGCCTCGCAACCAACAAGGTGCGAGTGCCCGGACTGAAGTTCACGCACACGCTCTCCGATATCGAGACCCTCAATCGCAAAGCGCGCGAAGGTTTCTACGATCTGACGGCGGTCTCGTTCCATGCCTATCCGTATCTGCAGGATCAGTACGCGCTGCTGCCCAGCGGCGGCAGTGTCGGCGAAGGCTACGGGCCGATGATCGTCGCCAATAAAGAGCTGACGCCGGAGCAGATCAAGACGAAAAAGATCGCCGTTCCGGGGACGCTTACCACCGCCTACCTGGTTCTCAAGCTCTTCGCTCCGGAAGTACAGACGGAAGTGGTTCCATTCGATCAGATCATTCCGCAAATTCTCGAGGGACGGTACGAAGCCGGACTCATCATCCACGAAGGCCAACTCACTTATTCCAAATCAGGACTGCATCGGGTCGTTGATTTTGGAAAGTGGTGGCGGGAGCAGACAGCCTTGCCTCTACCGCTAGGCGGAAATGCGATCAAGCGCGATCTTGGTCTCGAACTCATGCATGAAGTCTCGGTCGCACTGCGCAACAGCATTCAGTACGCCCTCGATCACCGCGATGAAGCTCTCGAATACGCTATGCAGTTCGCGCGCGATCTCGATCGTCAGTCGGCGAGCAAGTTCGTCAGCATGTACGTAAACGAACGCACGCTAGATTATGGCCAGGAAGGCCGTCAGGCTATTGTTCGTTTGCTGGAGATGGGCTACGAGCAAGGCATCATCCCTCACAAGCCGCGCGTAGATTTCATCGACTAG
- a CDS encoding biotin transporter BioY — MQTFADRTSQETGVLTNSRLADVCAVVGGSLLMAVCAHVSIPLWFTPVPITLQTFGVMLLALTLGGWRSAAAMVLYLIEGASGLPVFSPHGSGGAAQLIGPTGGFLFSYPVAAFIGGLIAHSVVQRSRVLAFAAGAFATEFIIFLFGATWLELLSHQPVRAILIAAVLPFIPGEVLKTATAVGLALGKKLRSAQA, encoded by the coding sequence GTGCAAACTTTTGCAGATCGCACCAGCCAGGAAACCGGAGTTCTAACAAACAGCCGATTGGCGGACGTCTGCGCAGTTGTAGGCGGAAGTTTGCTGATGGCTGTGTGCGCTCACGTCTCCATCCCGCTGTGGTTCACTCCGGTGCCGATCACGCTGCAGACCTTCGGAGTGATGCTGCTTGCTCTCACGCTCGGCGGATGGCGCTCGGCAGCCGCTATGGTTCTGTACTTGATCGAAGGAGCTTCTGGCCTCCCGGTCTTCAGTCCCCACGGTTCCGGCGGTGCCGCGCAGCTTATCGGGCCGACCGGCGGATTTCTATTCTCGTACCCAGTCGCGGCCTTCATCGGAGGACTAATCGCACACAGTGTGGTGCAGCGATCACGGGTACTGGCCTTTGCTGCGGGAGCGTTCGCGACCGAGTTCATCATCTTTCTCTTTGGGGCGACCTGGCTCGAATTGCTTAGCCATCAGCCTGTACGCGCGATTCTGATTGCCGCGGTCCTTCCTTTCATTCCCGGCGAAGTCCTGAAGACCGCCACCGCCGTCGGACTCGCGTTGGGAAAGAAGTTGCGCTCGGCTCAAGCCTGA
- a CDS encoding response regulator yields the protein MSHTVLIVEDNADVREILEITLSDAGFTVVAAETARQAMQQLEQFNQLDLVLADFNLPDGRHLVPDIKKIRPEMPVIVLSGDAYSARAALPQADAVLGKPVTGTALVKEVRRLLSVA from the coding sequence ATGTCCCATACCGTTCTTATCGTTGAGGACAACGCGGATGTCCGAGAAATCCTTGAGATCACGTTATCCGACGCCGGTTTCACCGTGGTGGCAGCAGAAACCGCTCGTCAGGCGATGCAGCAGCTGGAACAGTTTAACCAGCTCGATTTGGTATTGGCTGACTTCAACCTTCCAGACGGCAGGCATCTTGTGCCGGACATCAAAAAGATTCGGCCGGAGATGCCGGTGATTGTTCTCTCCGGAGACGCATACAGTGCACGGGCGGCTCTCCCACAAGCAGATGCGGTGTTGGGAAAGCCGGTTACCGGGACAGCACTTGTAAAGGAGGTCAGACGATTGCTTTCGGTAGCCTGA
- a CDS encoding PAS domain-containing protein, with protein sequence MSCFAFASLKSSPFPAEVTGWEGVDAGQRGFFQQLAELLPFAMYVVNPRGRIVFGNDRASQITGYRAHDVVGRRYRDGLFTPCASEGTGPECAESCPIESAIRDGRPAIWMNLCPPDEANQKDHSANSEPPALAVPAGKSQVVESKE encoded by the coding sequence GTGTCGTGTTTTGCTTTTGCCTCTCTAAAGTCTTCGCCCTTCCCTGCCGAAGTAACTGGCTGGGAAGGTGTCGATGCCGGCCAACGCGGATTTTTTCAGCAACTTGCAGAGCTGCTGCCGTTTGCCATGTACGTGGTCAACCCGCGAGGCCGGATCGTTTTTGGGAATGACCGCGCTAGTCAGATCACCGGGTACCGGGCGCACGATGTAGTCGGACGGCGATATCGTGATGGGCTCTTTACTCCTTGCGCGAGTGAAGGAACTGGTCCCGAATGTGCTGAGTCGTGTCCCATCGAGAGCGCGATCCGCGACGGCAGGCCGGCTATTTGGATGAACCTTTGCCCACCTGACGAGGCCAACCAGAAGGATCACTCGGCAAACTCCGAGCCTCCAGCCTTAGCGGTGCCTGCGGGAAAATCGCAGGTCGTCGAAAGCAAGGAATAA